The window AAGCGCTCCCGGACCGCGATCGCCATGGTGTTCCCGGTAACCAATAACAGCGTGAAGAAAACGACGCCGCCGATTGACAGAATGAGGAACTCGATGTTGCCCAGCTGCTTCACCCACCCGGCAGCGAAGGCCTTTTCCGTTTCAGTCTTCGTCTCAAAAGGCGAGTTGGCGAACATTTCGTCAACCGTCTTGGCGATTTTTACGGCATCGTCTGGATTCGAGATGCGGATGGTGTACCAGCCGATCAGGCCTTTGCCGTACGTCCTGCGCTCATCCAGGTAGTCGTATCTGAACCAGAATTGAGATGTGTCATCGGCGGGTCGACTGCCGTGGTAAATACCACGAATGTTGAAATCCCACGTGCCTTGAAAAATGGTGCCCTTAATGGGTATTCGATCACCAATTTTCCAATGGAATCGGCTCACCAACTTCTCTCCTACGATGGCGCCCTCACGGTCGTTTAGAAATGCCTGCCACTGATCGTCGGGGATTTTGAACTCATTAAACATCTGGCGGTAGGTTTCCTTGTCCACTGCGAACTGCGCGAAGAAGTTACGCTCGTCCTGATACACGCCACCGAACCAATTGGCATGGGTAACACCGGTAACTCCTGGAATTCGCAGCAGGCGGTCTCTGTAAGACAGGGGAAGTGGCTGAATAATGGAAACGCGGTTCACGGTCACCAACCGGTCCGCGCCGGCAACGTCTACGCCAACCCCGAACGCAGTGCGCACGATTGCGAGAAGCCCGAATAAAAATATCGCAACCGCAAACGATCCCAGCGTGAGCAGCGTTCTGATTTTCTTCCGCCAGAAGTTCGCGGAAATCAGGTGAGCGTATTTCATTGTGCCGCCTGCAATTTTCCAGTCTCTGCCAATGCGCCTTTCTCCAGATGCAGTATCGCGTCGGCTTGATCTGCTACGACGGGATCGTGTGTTACCAGCAGCACTGTCTTTTTGAATTCCTTCACCAGGCGATTGATCAGCGCCATGATCTCGTCGGCACTTTTGCGGTCAAGATCGCCGGTAGGCTCGTCGGCCAGAAGAAAAGTCGGGTCGGCCACGATCGCCCGTGCGATTGCGACTCGCTGTTCCTGTCCACCCGAGAGTTGCCGCGGGTAATGGTTCATCCGTTCCTCCAGTCCCACCACTCCCAGCGCGGTCTCAACATGCTTTCGCCGTTCGGCTTTTGAGAGGCCCGTCAACAACAGCGGCAATTCCACGTTCTGAAATGCCGTCAGAACCGGAATCAGGTTATACATCTGGAAGATGAATCCGACGTGCCGAGCCCGCCATGCGGTCAACTTTCGGCCGGACATGCTGGTAATCTCATCTCCTGCCACCATAATGCTTCCAGCGGAGGGCAGATCCAGGCCACCCAGCAGGTTCAGCAGGGTCGTTTTACCGGAACCGCTTGGACCCATGAACGCTACAAAGTCACCCGCATCAACGTCCAGATTCAGTCCTTGGAGAACGTGGATTTCCTCGCTGCCGCGCTGATATTTTTTATCCAAGCCGCGCACCCGAACCAGGCTTGTACTATTTCCCCTTCCGTCCACTCTGATCATGCATTCTCCGTTGCCGATGATCTTCGACTACTCACGGATCTCCACCCGCTCTCCGTCCCGCAATGCATCTGGTCCTTTCACTACAACCCGGTCTCCATCACTTAGACCGGCCACGATTCCCTGTTCGTCTCCGCGGCTGCTGCCCAACCGTACGGCCCGCCGTTCAAGCCGGCCATCTCGATACACAAACACAACCGAGTCGCTGCCGTCTTTTCGCACTGCACGGCTGGGCACGAGCACCTCGCCTGCAGCCGATTCTTGCTTCGGCGGTTCATCTCCCAAAAATGTAACCTTCACACCCATATCCGGCAGGATTCGCGGATCGAGCTTGTCGAATGTGATCCGCACTTTCACCGTGGCCTTTTGACGGTCCGCCGTGGGGATGACGGTCCGCACCTTCGACGGAATCTGCCAATCCGGGTATGCGTCCAACACCGCCGTCACTGGTTGTCCTACCCGCACCCTCGCAATATAGGACTCATTAACGTCCACCTCGGTTTCAATCGATTCCATGTCCACGACCGTGGCAATGCCGGTGCGCGTGAATCCGCCGCCCGCGGAGATAGGGGATACCATCTCGCCTCGTTGTGCGTCCTTGGAGACCACAATGCCGGCGAACGGCGATCGGACCGTGCAGTTGTCCACATCCTGCTGGGCCGTCTTGATTCTGGCATCTGCGGCGCGTGTCTGTTCTTCCGTGAGCGCGATGCGGGCACGCAGACTATCGCGCGTAGTTTGCGCCGTATCCAGCGCCTGCTGACTGTTCACGCCGCCTTTCTGTAACTCTTGGGCACGGTGTAGTTCCCGCTCAGCATTGGCCAGCTGCACTTTAAGGTCGGCCAAGGCTGCCGCGGTAGCTTCGCGGTCCGCCTTCGCGGAAGCAAGCCGGACCTGCGCATCCGAATCGTCAAGCAGGGCAAGCACCTGCCCGGATTGCACGCGCATACCCTCTTCGGCATACATTTGTTTTACCCGTGCCGTGATTTTGGCCGCTACCGTCGCCCGACGCCGCGGTGTGACGTACCCACTGGCATTCAATAAGGCGATTCGCTGGTTGCCGCTAACTCTATGTGCTGGCGATACTTCTACGCTTATTGCTTTTCCCTTAATGGCGAAGATGAGAGCGGAAGCCAGCAACAGCACTCCGACAGCAGCCGCAAACCATCGGAACCAGCGAAATCGGGGCCCCTGCTTGCGCGCGCGGTCCTCAATCCGCAAGGCGGAAAGGTCGTGAATGGTTGGTGACTGGTGGGCTCCCATTGGAGTGTCTTCGCGAGAGCGAGGTTCACTCAAAAGTTACACTGCAGACCTGATCCGTTGCAACATGCGAACAGCTGCTGTCTGTAGCTTCGAGCTAGACCCAGGCGCGCCAGAGATTTAGGGAATAAAACCGTCTCCCCGAGGTTTACTCTGTATGGCGTGCCGCAGGCGAAGCTCCAGGCTAAAGACTTTGAGGCGCTGGCGATGCCTCTCTTCGCGTCGCTCTACAACTTCGCCCAATGGTTGACACAGAATCGGGAAGAAGCCGAAGACCTGGTACAAGAGACATATTTGAAGGGGCTGAGAGGCATCGGGTCATTTGAAGCGGGCACCAATTTTCGTGCCTGGATGTTTCGTATATTACGCAATACGTTTTTGACCTCCAGAACCGGGCTGCGGGTCACCAAGACAGTCGCTCTTGATCAAGAAAACGAAGAGCTCATGCTGCCAACCGATTTCGAAACACCGGAATCAATTCTGCTGGACCGGAAGAGCCAGGAAGTGGTGCAGCAAGCGATCGAGGCGTTGCCACTACCGTTCCGAGAAGTGGTCTTACTTTGTGACGTCGAGGAGATGTCTTATCAGGAAGCCGCAGAGACAATGGCAATACCGATTGGGACGGTGATGTCGCGCCTGTCTCGCGCACGTAAAGCGCTGAGGGCAGCGCTGCAGGAGAAACCGCAAAAGGCCTAATTCATGGGTTGTGAACTGTGGTCCGAAAAACTCGAGATCTATCTGGATGGCGAGCTTCCGGCTGAGGAAACGCGTCTTCTCGACCGGCACGTCCGTGAATGCCCGCTCTGCGCAAGCGATGCCTTAAGCCGGGTGCAGTTAAAGCGTGCCGTCCAGGTCGCTGGCAAACGGTTCACTGCCAGCGCGGAATTTCGCCGCAACCTTGAGTTGCGTGTGGCTGGTAGCTCTCCCAGCCGTGTGTTTCAGAAATGGATCCCAGCTCTGGCAACAACCGCCGTGCTTCTGGTTGTTGCTTTCGGAGTCACAAGCCAGCTGTCGAAGCGCTCTCAGGAGGCAGGCATTTACAGCGAACTGGCTGACATGCATGTTGCCACGCTCGCCAGCGCGAATCCGGTAGACGTCGTCTCCACAGATCGGCACACGGTCAAGCCATGGTTTCAGGGAAAATTACCGTTCACTTTTGAATTGCCTGAGCTCAAGGATACGGAGTTCTCTCTAAGGGGTGGAAGAGTCTCGTACTTAGGTCAGACTCCGGGGGCGCACCTGCTCTACCAGTTCAGGAAACATCAGATTTCTGTGTTCGTCTATATGGATCGACACTTCGCCCCGGCAATGCCTTCCTCTGCCAGCGCCAGCCAATCCTCATTTAACGTGCAGACTTGGAGCCAGCAGGGGATGCGGTACTTCGTTATCGGAGACGCCAGTTCCGATGACATCCGCAACTTGTGTCACATCTTGCGTAGTGTGAAAGGCCCCTGAGCAGCACTACCGGAAAAGCGAAAGCTGCGGCCGGGAGCATGAGCGAGCGCGTCAACCGCGTCCATGGGATCGTTGAAGCCTGCCGCCGTAACCAGGGCCACAAAAATCTGCTCGTACTCATTCTCCGGTAGATGGCGGATATCAACCTGTTCCTCCAGCTCGCGGTAGAGCTGTAGCAAGTTCTCAACTCGTTGTTCGGCTGTTGTGCCGGGCTGAGGCTTGTTCAGCGAAGCGAAAATGTCGGTGACATTCGGGGTGGACAAGCAGTCACCTCCTTAGATAGGGAGGAACCAAGAGAGACGCAACTTTGTTCCTAAAACAGTTGCGTGTCAAGAACAAAACAGCAGTAGTGATTTTGAGACAGGCTGAAAAGATGTACGCCGTCTATATTTCCGTTTTTCGCCAGTGCCAAACGTTATAGGCGTACAGCGCGACGCAGAAGACGTTCGCCGGAATCAGGCCTAGCTGTTCCGTGTTTTTAGCAAGGACGCAAATAACCATGCTGTTTATGGCCGCGAGTATCCAGCCCTGCCAACACCTACGACCGATCAATACAGTGGAAATTACTGTAAGCACACAAGATATGTAGTCCAGTCTGAACACGTGAATGGTCCGCCTGTGGCTGGCGCGCCATCCCTCTTTCTGGCGCTACTGTCCGTAAACCAGCAGCAGCATCTTAAGAGCCAAGTGCCGGCTGCTCCTAGATCACGAACGTAACCTGCCAAACCCTGGGCAGAGATGCTGGTCTAACGCGCGTGAGAAGAGGTGCTTGACAACCCGTGCGGCTAGGAGCAAACTTCGTGGCACCTTAACGCCCGGGTTCATGGAAGCGGTGATTTATGAGATTTCTGGCGTTTACGTCTGCAGATCGTTTCTCGTTGTACCGGATAATCCTTCCCTGACAAACCTCCCCAGTTCCTTCCAGCGAAACCAGGCATTAGGGCTCCCTAGCGGGGGCCCTTTTACACACATCTCATTTTAAAGCGTACTGATGATCTCAGCGGGAACGCAAAGGTTACTCTCTACGAGTTTTCTTTTTCGGACGACGCTTGCGTTTAGTGGCGCGAGTTTTTGACATGGCCCGATTGTACAGCAGAGTAGCTTTCGCTAATCTCCCTATCTCAGCTCGGCAGTGCTCAGCGCTGGAATTACTCGCATGCACTCGGTATAGTGCGCTGAGCAGCCGACCAAACTTAGCCAGGCGGAAAACACACATGAAGCTGAAAGCTTGCTTTCTGGTTGTGGCTTTGCTCACCTTAGTTATAGCTTTGGCTTTTCCTCTCGCAGCCTCCCCAGAGACTTCTAATCTCACAGAGCTTCAGAGCGGATGGCGAATGACCAGCGCCAACAATGTTACAGGCGACGATGCGGCCGTCTCTCAACCGGGCTTCGATGCTTCGAAGTGGTACACCATTCAGCGCATGCCAGCGACGGTGTTGCAGGTACTCGAAGACAACGGAGTCTACAAAGACCTCTATTACGGAATGAATCTCACCAAGCCGGGAGATCTCTGGAAGCAGGATTGGTGGTACCGAACCACTTTTTCGGCGCCAGCGGGAGCGGAAGCTCATACCCTGATTTTCAAAGGGATCAACTACCGAGCGGATATCTGGCTGAACGGCCACGAAGTAGCCGACCACTGGCAGGCGGTCGGCATGTACAACCGTTTCGAGTTTGATGTCACCAAGTTCATCAATTCCGAAGGCGAGAATACTCTCGCAGTAAGAGTCACACCTGAGAGAGGGCTACTGACTGAAGACGGCAAAGTCGTGGGCGATCATCCCGTGGAGTTAGCTGATAGCTGGCTCGACTGGATCAATTGGAAGTACATCGGATATCACGATCCCCAAAACGGAATAAATATTCCTTTCGTCCCAGACCGAAATGCCGGAGTGTGGAAGCGAGTCTTCCTTCGCAGCACCGGGCCGGTGTCTATCGCCAATCCTTATGTAATGACAGACCTGCCGCTGCCCGCCACCAGCCCGGCCGCGCTTACGGTGTACGCCGATCTCACGAACCACAGCGAGAAGCCGCTTACCGGAGTGCTGCACGGTGAGATTTCGCGTCCCGGCAAGGAGACGATTAGTTTTGAGAAAGAAGTCTTTCTCAGGCCCACGGAGACCAAAGAAGT of the Terriglobales bacterium genome contains:
- a CDS encoding FtsX-like permease family protein → MKYAHLISANFWRKKIRTLLTLGSFAVAIFLFGLLAIVRTAFGVGVDVAGADRLVTVNRVSIIQPLPLSYRDRLLRIPGVTGVTHANWFGGVYQDERNFFAQFAVDKETYRQMFNEFKIPDDQWQAFLNDREGAIVGEKLVSRFHWKIGDRIPIKGTIFQGTWDFNIRGIYHGSRPADDTSQFWFRYDYLDERRTYGKGLIGWYTIRISNPDDAVKIAKTVDEMFANSPFETKTETEKAFAAGWVKQLGNIEFLILSIGGVVFFTLLLVTGNTMAIAVRERLRELAVLKAVGFSDRFVLMLVITESLLLAIIGGGLGLVLVKLLTFRGDPTGGMLANFYLTNEAAIVGLALALTVGLLAGITPAVGAMRLKVVDALRRV
- a CDS encoding ABC transporter ATP-binding protein, which codes for MIRVDGRGNSTSLVRVRGLDKKYQRGSEEIHVLQGLNLDVDAGDFVAFMGPSGSGKTTLLNLLGGLDLPSAGSIMVAGDEITSMSGRKLTAWRARHVGFIFQMYNLIPVLTAFQNVELPLLLTGLSKAERRKHVETALGVVGLEERMNHYPRQLSGGQEQRVAIARAIVADPTFLLADEPTGDLDRKSADEIMALINRLVKEFKKTVLLVTHDPVVADQADAILHLEKGALAETGKLQAAQ
- a CDS encoding efflux RND transporter periplasmic adaptor subunit is translated as MGAHQSPTIHDLSALRIEDRARKQGPRFRWFRWFAAAVGVLLLASALIFAIKGKAISVEVSPAHRVSGNQRIALLNASGYVTPRRRATVAAKITARVKQMYAEEGMRVQSGQVLALLDDSDAQVRLASAKADREATAAALADLKVQLANAERELHRAQELQKGGVNSQQALDTAQTTRDSLRARIALTEEQTRAADARIKTAQQDVDNCTVRSPFAGIVVSKDAQRGEMVSPISAGGGFTRTGIATVVDMESIETEVDVNESYIARVRVGQPVTAVLDAYPDWQIPSKVRTVIPTADRQKATVKVRITFDKLDPRILPDMGVKVTFLGDEPPKQESAAGEVLVPSRAVRKDGSDSVVFVYRDGRLERRAVRLGSSRGDEQGIVAGLSDGDRVVVKGPDALRDGERVEIRE
- a CDS encoding sigma-70 family RNA polymerase sigma factor; translated protein: MPQAKLQAKDFEALAMPLFASLYNFAQWLTQNREEAEDLVQETYLKGLRGIGSFEAGTNFRAWMFRILRNTFLTSRTGLRVTKTVALDQENEELMLPTDFETPESILLDRKSQEVVQQAIEALPLPFREVVLLCDVEEMSYQEAAETMAIPIGTVMSRLSRARKALRAALQEKPQKA
- a CDS encoding zf-HC2 domain-containing protein produces the protein MGCELWSEKLEIYLDGELPAEETRLLDRHVRECPLCASDALSRVQLKRAVQVAGKRFTASAEFRRNLELRVAGSSPSRVFQKWIPALATTAVLLVVAFGVTSQLSKRSQEAGIYSELADMHVATLASANPVDVVSTDRHTVKPWFQGKLPFTFELPELKDTEFSLRGGRVSYLGQTPGAHLLYQFRKHQISVFVYMDRHFAPAMPSSASASQSSFNVQTWSQQGMRYFVIGDASSDDIRNLCHILRSVKGP